One part of the Vicia villosa cultivar HV-30 ecotype Madison, WI linkage group LG6, Vvil1.0, whole genome shotgun sequence genome encodes these proteins:
- the LOC131612190 gene encoding uncharacterized protein LOC131612190, with protein sequence MEGLKVSEASLIVHIHPSKSNQVSKAVLRELSTMLFTFDEIFDGVVLAYDVNSFDNCAKILPGIFPYFGVNLKVNLLLFSPKPDMLLEGKVVKVTHESIHVVVLGFASAIITEKDIRAEFVYKTKHGQEVYASNSHKRHVIKVGTTIRFLVKSFDEEMLHVYGSLVPDNTGSIHWLDKNSEVVSHSDRSIKKRDNEGQPLMSDKDALDVEPLTVYPAQKLKKSKKQKVKEES encoded by the exons ATGGAAGGGCTAAAGGTTTCAGAAGCTAGCTTAATAGTTCACATTCATCCTTCTAAAAGCAATCAAGTTTCAAAAGCAGTTCTTCGTGAACTCAGCACTATGCTTTTCACGTTCGACGAGATCTTCGACGGCGTCGTTTTGGCTTACGATGTTAACTCCTTCGACAATTGCGCCAAGATTCTTCCTGGAATTTTTCCTTATTTCGGTGTTAATTTGAAGGTTAATCTGTTGCTTTTTTCTCCCAAGCCAGATATGCTTTTAG aagGAAAGGTAGTGAAAGTTACACATGAGTCTATTCATGTTGTTGTGCTTGGATTTGCTTCGGCGATTATAACTGAGAAAGATATCAGGGCAGAGTTTGTGTACAAAACG AAACACGGGCAAGAAGTGTATGCGAGCAACTCTCACAAGCGACATGTGATAAAGGTTGGAACCACGATACGGTTTTTGGTTAAGAG CTTTGATGAGGAAATGCTACATGTTTATGGATCTCTAGttccagataatacaggaagcaTACATTGGTTGgataagaactcggaagttgtttcccacTCTGACAG GAGCATAAAAAAGAGAGATAATGAGGGACAGCCATTAATGTCAGATAAAGATGCTTTAGATGTGGAACCATTAACTGTTTACCCTGCTCAAAAACTAAAGAAGTCGAAGAAGCAGAAAGTCAAAGAAGAATCTTAA
- the LOC131609732 gene encoding probably inactive leucine-rich repeat receptor-like protein kinase At5g48380 → MKMVLSSASVTVNFFLLISCFIMSYGTESDILCLKKVKETLKDPNNYLQSWNFNNRTEGFICKFTGVECWHPDESRVLNLKLSNMGLKGEFPRGIKNCSSLTGLDLSMNSLSKSIPNDISSLVQYVVSLDLSSNDFTGEIPVSLSNCSYLNSLKLDQNQLTGQIPPQFASLTRIKTFSVSNNLLSGPVPNFREGIVTKDDYANNSALCGAPLVACSGSSKTNTAVIAGAAAGGVTLAALGVGVGMLFYVRSLSRRKKEEDPEENKWARILKGTKKIKVSMFEKSISKMSLSDLMKATNNFSKSNVIGTGRSGTVYKAVLVDGTSLMVKRLLESQHSEQEFTAEMATLGTVRHRNLVPLLGFCLAKKERFLVYKNMPNGTLHNQLHPETGECTMEWSTRLKIAIGAAKGFAWLHHNCNPRIIHRNISSKCILLDANFEPKISDFGLARLMNPIDTHLSTFVNGEFGDLGYVAPEYTTTLVATPKGDVYSFGTVLLELVTGERPTHISKAPETFKGNLVEWIMQQSVNASLKDAIDESLIGKGVDHELFQFLKVACNCVTSTAKERPTMFEVYQFLREIGSKYNFATEDEIMVLTENGDAGKLEELIVAREA, encoded by the exons ATGAAGATGGTTTTGAGTAGTGCTTCTGTTACTGTTAATTTCTTTCTGCTGATTAGTTGTTTCATCATGAGCTATGGTACTGAGAGTGACATATTATGCTTGAAAAAAGTGAAAGAAACACTTAAAGACCCAAACAATTACTTGCAATCTTGGAATTTTAACAATAGAACTGAAGGGTTTATTTGCAAGTTCACTGGGGTTGAATGTTGGCATCCTGATGAAAGTAGGGTTTTGAATCTCAAACTTTCGAATATGGGACTTAAGGGAGAGTTTCCTCGCGGCATTAAGAATTGCTCGAGCTTAACAGGATTGGATCTTTCGATGAACAGTCTCTCGAAAAGCATTCCAAATGATATATCTAGCCTTGTTCAATATGTGGTTTCTCTTGATCTGTCTTCGAATGATTTTACGGGGGAGATTCCTGTGTCGCTTAGTAATTGTTCCTATCTTAATAGTCTTAAACTCGACCAAAACCAACTCACCGGTCAAATTCCTCCGCAATTTGCTTCACTGACAAGGATTAAGACGTTTAGTGTTTCGAATAATCTTTTGTCCGGACCAGTTCCGAATTTTAGGGAAGGTATAGTTACAAAAGATGATTATGCAAATAATTCAGCACTCTGCGGCGCTCCGTTGGTTGCTTGCAGCGGGTCTTCGAAGACTAACACTGCGGTTATAGCGGGAGCAGCTGCTGGTGGTGTGACTCTTGCAGCATTAGGAGTGGGGGTTGGAATGCTTTTCTATGTGCGCAGTCTTTCGCGcaggaaaaaggaagaagatcctgaagaaaaCAAGTGGGCGAGAATCCTAAAGGGAACCAAAAAAATTAAG GTTTCAATGTTTGAGAAGTCGATTTCAAAAATGAGCTTGAGTGATCTCATGAAGGCTACGAATAACTTCAGCAAAAGCAATGTCATTGGGACTGGAAGATCAGGAACTGTTTACAAAGCTGTCCTCGTTGACGGCACATCACTCATGGTTAAGAGATTGCTGGAATCTCAACACTCGGAGCAAGAGTTTACAGCTGAGATGGCTACACTAGGAACAGTGCGACATCGAAACTTGGTTCCTCTTTTAGGTTTTTGCCTCGCCAAAAAGGAGAGATTTTTGGTCTATAAAAATATGCCAAACGGTACTCTTCACAACCAACTACATCCTGAAACTGGCGAATGCACTATGGAGTGGTCTACACGGCTCAAAATTGCAATCGGAGCAGCCAAAGGATTCGCATGGCTTCATCACAATTGCAATCCGCGGATCATTCACCGAAACATAAGCTCTAAGTGCATCTTGTTGGATGCAAATTTCGAGCCTAAAATATCAGATTTCGGTCTTGCCAGATTAATGAACCCGATCGATACTCATTTGAGTACTTTTGTAAACGGCGAGTTTGGTGATTTAGGCTACGTTGCTCCCGAGTATACAACAACTCTGGTGGCTACACCTAAGGGCGATGTTTACAGCTTTGGAACTGTGCTTCTCGAGCTGGTAACTGGCGAAAGACCTACACATATTTCAAAAGCTCCAGAAACTTTTAAAGGAAATTTGGTAGAATGGATCATGCAGCAATCAGTCAACGCAAGCCTAAAAGACGCAATCGATGAATCACTAATTGGAAAAGGTGTTGATCATGAACTTTTTCAGTTTCTTAAGGTTGCTTGCAACTGTGTTACTTCAACTGCAAAGGAGAGGCCGACGATGTTCGAAGTATATCAGTTTCTAAGAGAGATTGGAAGTAAATATAATTTCGCAACTGAGGATGAGATAATGGTGCTTACAGAAAATGGTGATGCTGGTAAGTTGGAAGAACTTATCGTAGCGCGCGAGGCATAA